TCGCCGATTTGCCCCAAGTATTTGTGAAGGGCAGCGTGCAGGTCATCGTCACCAACCCACCCTTTGGGGTGCGCAGTGGGTCACCGCAACGCGCCCGTGAAGCCCATCGGCAACTAATGGCGGGTGCTGACGCCGTGCTCAGCGATGACGGGCGGCTGGTCGTCATCACCCATCACCCCGAATGGCTGGAAACGATGGCGCCCGTCGTCGGCTTGACAGTTACCCAGCGTTATGAAGTCCTGCACGGCGATTTGCCCGCTGCCATCCTTGTAATGCGCCGACAATGAACGGAGGTGTTGACGGTGACTGACCTTGAAGCGCTGACAGGCATCGTTCGCCGCGCGGGTGAATTGGCACTCACCTACTATGGGCGGGTCATCCCGTCGGAGAAACCTGACCACTCGTTTGTGACCGAAGCGGACAAAGCGGTGGAAGCCTTTCTGCGGGAGCAACTGGCGCGCGCGTTTCCCGGTGTGGAAGTGTTGGGCGAGGAAGTGGAGCGAGGCGTTCGCACTGAAGTGGCGTGGGTCGTTGACCCGATTGACGGGACGGCGAATTTCGTGGCGGGTGTGCCCATTTGGGCGGTGTGCGTCGGGTTGATGGAACAAGGCATTCCAGTGATGGGCGTCGTTTACTATCCCGCCTTCGGTGAACTTTATGCGGCGCAGCAGGGCAAAGGCGCATGGCTCAACGGGCGGCACATTCACGCCCGCACCGATGATGTGCTGCGGCGCGACGATTTGTTGGGCTTGAGCACGCTGAGCATCAAACGGATGCGGGTGGAACTTCCCTGCAAAGTGCGGAGTTTGGGGACAGCCGTGGCGTGTTTCACCTTCGTCGCCAAGGGCTCGTTCGTCGGCGGCGTGCTGACAGACAACCGTGTTTGGGACATCGCTGCGGGATGGGTCATCGCAAAGGAAGCAGGGGCGACGGTCGTTCACTTGCTCACGGGCGAACCGATAGAGCGGTTGCCATTGACCCGCGACCAGTTGCCACCCCAGTTAGTTTCCCCAATTCAATTTGTAGAGCGGTTGCGGGCAGGTATTCGGGTGCAAAATAAGGCACTTGAAGCGGGTGCGTGCGAGCATATTGCACCTTAACGAAAAAAACCGACGGGCGCATCGGAACGATGCGCCCGTCGGCAGTGATGCGGATGTCAGTCAGTCACGGTCAAATGCGGGAGCGTTGTTGGCGGTTGCCCAAGCGGGCGCCGCCAAAGCCGCCTTCAAACTTGAAGGGCGGTCCGACCAACTCTTGCCACTTCTTCTTTTGCTCGGCGGTCAGCAACTTTTCAATCTCACTGTCCACCCAGCGGCGGATTTCCTGCATCTTTTGGAAGGCGGCTTGGCGGTCACCCTGTCCTTGCTGGAAAACTGCCCGCCGCTTTTCCGCTGCCTGTCGCAGGATGTCGCGGATTTTGCGTTGCTGCTCTTCGGTCACACCGATTTGCTTGGCAATGTCAGGGCGCTCCAGTGCGGTGTAACCTTCCACTTGCAAAGCGATTTGGCGCAGCCGTTTCATCTGTTGCTCGTTGAGGACGGTCGCCAGTTGCTTTTCCACTTCGCCCTGCATGGCTTGAAATTTCTGACGACGCTCTTCAGGGGGCAGGTCACGCAAGCCTCGCATCGTTTCCCGCCATTTTTCGCCCAGTTGCTCCAGTTGCTGCCGTTGCTGGTCGGTGAGTTTCAACTCCTGTTGCACTTGCGGGTTGCGCAACAAGCCGACCATGAGCATCGGACCGCCCATCCCGAACCGTCCGCCTGGTCGTCCCGCTGGCGGTTGTGCCATTGCCGGCACCAACAATGCTGCCATCAGCACGCCGACCGTCACCCAGCGTTGCACCATCGCAGATACACCTCCGTGAAAAGTGTTCCCTCGTTCAGGCAGCGCTGCCGTTTGCTTTAGACGCAGTGCCTTGACGGACGGCGATCACGCTCGGACGGCGGCGATGGCGCGCTGCAGGACGGTGACGGCTTGGTCAATCTCGTCAGCGGTGACCGTCAGCGGGGGCAAAAAGCGCAGGATATGGTCACCGACGGCGTTGACCACTAAGCCAATGGGCTCAGCCGTCAAACAGGCATCGCGCACCTTCGGAGCGATAGGCTCGGTGAACTCCACCGCCACCATCAACCCCTTGCCCCGCACTTCCTTGATGGGTGCTTTCAGTTGCCGCAGATGCGCCATCAAGTAATCACCCATTCGTCGTGCGTTGTCCAGCAAATTTTCCTCGTCCAGCACATCCAACACTGCCAGCGCCGCCGCACAAGCCAGATAGTTGCCGCCAAAAGTGGACGCGTGCGTGCCTGGCTGAAACACTTCCGCCCATGCGGGTTGCGCCAACATCGCGCCCATCGGGAACCCACCTGCGATGCTTTTTGCCAGCGTGAAGATGTCTGGCTGAACCCCGTAGTGCTGGAAGGCGAACAACTTGCCTGTCCGTCCCATCCCCGTTTGTACTTCGTCCAAGATGAGCAACACGCCCCGCTCCCGACACAATTGCGCCACTTGGGGCAAGTAATCGTCAGGCGGCACTTTTACCCCGCTTTCGCCCTGAATGGGCTCAAGGACGACGGCGCAAGTTTGGTCAGTGATGGCGCTTTGGAGGGCGTGAAAGTCGCCGAAGGGCACGAACCGCACGCCCGGCACCAGTGGCTCAAACCCATGATGGTATTTGGGCTGTCCCGTCACTGACAGCGCCCCGAAAGTCCGTCCGTGAAAACTGTCCGTCGCTGCGACGAACTCCCATTTGCCGCCCAACTTTTCCTGCCCGACCTTCCGCGCCAACTTCAGCGCCGCTTCGTTCGCTTCCGCGCCGCTGTTGCAGAAAAAGCAGCGGTAACCCCCGCTCAGGTCGCTCAAGCGCTTCGCCAGCCGGGCTTGCAGCGGGTTGTGGAACAGGTTGCTGGTGTGCCAAAGGGTTGCTGCCTGATGCTGCAAGGCGGCGACCAGCTTGGGATGGCAATGACCCAACCCGCACACGGCAATGCCTGCCAAAAAGTCCAGATACTCCTTGCCTTCCGTGTCCCACAAGCGCGTCCCGTAGCCCCGCACAAAGGCGACGGGCAACCGAGCATAGTTGGGCGTTAAAGCGGTTTCGGCGATGTGCCGCACCTCTGCGCATTGCATGCTCTCTCGCCTCCTGCAGGCAGTGGCATAGAATTGGGGACGGACGGATTTTAACACCTGCCTGCGACGCGGCGTCGGACCCTGACAGTCAAGGGAGCAGACGACACAACAAAATGCGGCAGCTGTCAATGGTGTTGTAAAGTCAATCAAAAACTGTGGCATAACATTGGCACGGAGGCGATAAAGTCAATGCTTGTCAAGTGCGGCACCCGCTGGCGACAACGGGGCATCAGCATCATAGAAGTTATCACAGCCATCGCCATCTTGTCGGTTGGCATCTGGGCGATGGTGACCTTGTTTCCGCGCGGGCAGGACATTATCCGTCGGTCGGGTGTGCGCCAACTGGCGACCCAATTGGCGCACGAAGCCATTACTGATTACCTTGCCGAGCCCGCCAAAATGCCCTTTGCCATCGTGCCCTTTGACCCCAGCCGGTTGCCGAACGCGCCCATGCTACTGGAACCCGCCATGCTGCAAGATGTCCGCCGCGCCTACAACTTTGTCTGGGGCGAACCGATAGACGACGGGCTGCCCCTCGGCGACCCGAATAAGCGCATCGGGTTAGTAGCCGTTGACTTGAACGGAGATGGACAGGCTGATGCGTGGAGAGCCCTTTTGCAATTTTTGCCGGTTTTCGTGGGCGTAGCCGACATCAACCACGACGGTCAAGTCAACGCGCAAGACATCGTTTGGGTTTACCGGGAGGTGCGCTATCGCTTCTCCGCGCAAGACCGCAACGGCGACGGTCAGGTGAATTCCGCTGACCTGCAGGATTTTGAGTTTTACTTTGACCCGACACAACCCGACACCATTTACTTAGCGGCAGGCGTTTCACGCCGAACGGGGCAGCGCGTCTTGCGGGTCACTTACTTACGGCAAAATGGGGCGACGCCTCTTGAACGCGATTCTCCTGTCGTGCGCGAACTGTATCTGGTAGACGACACGGTAGGGCAATTGACCTTGCGCGAGGATGCCCGCAGCGTGTTGGAAATTACCGAAGAGTTTCCGATCATGCCTGACGACGGCGCACCTTTTGAATCGGACGAATTTCAATTCATTCCTCCCGGTGTGCTCGCGTTCAGCGACCCAATGCCCCGTCCGCGCGGTTGGAGTCCGGCAGACCCTCGGTTGGGTGCCTTACGCGTGGATTATTGCATTGACGGACCTGCAGGCACCGGGCATTGGGTTGTAGAAGCTGGGGCGACCTTTGATCCCGACCCCCTTTTGCGCCAACGGATGAACCTTACCATGCAAACAACTGCCAGCGTGCTCCAAACGACGATAGGGGGGATACCAGTTAACGCCGCAGGCGGTCCGATCGTCGAAGCGGTGCTCTTTACAGCGGCGCAAGGTCAATTCGGAACGCCCGTAACACCTGCACCCGTAGCCCCTAACGCGCCGCCCAACAGCCTACCGCAGGAAGGATTGCTGTTGTTTCCGGTGCCTGCGGGCACGCTGTTAAAGGTTGCCTATCGGGCAGGGGACGACCCCACCACACCCGTAGACGAGAGTTGGTTCTTCCAAGTCGTCAAACCGCCCACCGATTTCCAACCGTTTACACAATCTGACCAGCGTGTGCTTGACGCGTTTCCCTTTGAGCGCCTGCGGTGGTTTGGTGTCAACAACAATGTGCTGCAATTTCTTCCGGTTTTGGCGGGCTTGAATGTGCATGTCCGCTACCGCACAGCGAGCGGCGAAAGGCTCACAGAGACGAAACCGATCGCGGCTGACGGAACGGTGACGCTGAGTCGCCAGCCGGCGCTCATAGAACGGGCGATGGGCGCTTCTTTGTTGGTGCGCCTCTCTGGTGGCTCCATGTGGACACAATCGCCCCCCAAAACGAAATCGGACTATGTGGAACTGCTCGCTATTACCCCGTTGCCCCACTTCGTGCGGCGACAACCGTAAAGGAGCGTGAAAGGCGATGGCTAAACGATACGCGAAGAGAGTGATGGCACAGAACATCGGGTGCAGATGTCGCGTTGGTGCTTCGGCGCACACCCTTGCTTTTACGCTCATTGAACTGCTGACGGTGCTCGCTATCCTTGCCATTCTGATGGGTTTGTTGGTCGCCTTCTACCGCCCCTCGCAAGAGCAGCGGAAGGTGTTTGAGTGCCAAAATCGGTTGCGCATGGTGCACCGCGCCTTACGCCTTTACATGCTGGACTGGGAGGGCTTCCCTGCCTCGCCCTACGACAGCCTGGACAACGACAAAAACGGGCAATTTGACGAAGGACCGCCCAACGACCCGGTGGACGCCCGAGTCGGCGGGTTATTGGCTCTTCTGCCTACTGAGGCGGCATCCCCGCAAGGGTTAGTCAGCGTCGGCGGTTACCTACGCACCCACACCATGTTGCTGTGCCCCGCCGACCCGCGCTCTGCGGCAGGGCAACCTTTCTCGCAAGGTCCCTATAGCTCCTATCAAGGGTGCGACACGGGTCTTGACTTCGTTCCGCCCACACCGCCCTTTACGCAAGTCCAGCAGTGCCCGCAAGGTGTCCCGACCTACGCTATTGCCCGTTTCCCGGTGGGGGATGCGTGTCACCCTTCCAACGCCAATTTTTTGACTCAGTGCACCGACCCCAACAAATTTCGGCAACTGGGCATCGTCAACACGAAGCCTTATTTCCCCAATCCGACTTTTCCCGCTGACGATACGGTCGTGACTTGGTGTGTCCATCATCGGTTCATGCCCAACACAACGACGCCCAACTACACCAAAGGCGGCGAACCTGCCGATGCGGTCTTGTATTGGGACGGTTCCGTGCGCATTCAGCAGATGCGTGCCCCTTCGTTCAATTGGCAGCGCCGCCCTAACGACCCGTGAAAGGAGGTGGACCTTTCAATGACGGCTTTAAATTGTCGGGCTACACCGCAGACGCGGCAGTGGGTTGAAAAAACATGCCGCCATCGCAGGGGGATTGGCGGTGCGCCCCGTGCTTTCACGCTGACGGAGATGCTCGTCGCCGTTGCCATCCTCTCCGTTCTCTTTACCCTTCTTTTCGTCCCGATGACGACGGCGTTTGATAATGCCCGTCGCGGGCGCACTATGGCGGAACTGCAAAACGCCGCCGATTACGCGCTGGAAATCATGGTGCGGGAACTGATACAAGCCGTGGACATTCTCCCTCAGGCGCGCGTCCACGCCGAAGACCACAATTACTCCTATCCATCAGGGCGGCGAATCCTCCACCGTGCGGGTGAACCCCTTAACCTTTTGGACGATCAAGACCGGTTGCGTTGGGACAGCACGGCTAACCAATTCGTGGACGACCCCAGTGACCCGCAAGCAATGCCTGACGACGACACGCTGTCCCGCATAGATTTCGTCGTCCGTGCTGTCCGTGACGACCGCATTACGGCGCCACCCAATGTCACGGCAGCGCCGTCCTATTACAGCGTTTTGACCTACTATGTCCGTCGCGTTGATCCCGGTCAGCCCTATCAGTTTATGGACACGAGCCAGCCTGCCAACCGGCGTCAGATTTTCCGCGCGCATTGGCAGCCAGACCCCACGATGGAACCGCAACCCGAAATGGTGCAAAACCGCTGGACAGGGCGCTGGTTGGTCCGCGACGGTTGGGCTTTGGAAGATTTTTCCCTGCTGCCGTCCTCGCGCCTGATCAGCCACATCGCTTTGACACCGCCCGATGTGGATGTCGCTGACTTGCGCTTCACCGTGGAGCGCGAAGGGGTGCCATCCCCCAACCGCCCAATGGCACGCCCGCGTGCCGTCGTCATTGAACTGACCTTGCGCAAACCGACACCCGGCGCACGCGCAACTTTGCCGAACACGACCGATGTGCCTTCCATTTCCATCCGCCGTCGCATCAAGGTGGTGTTGCCCAATGTCCCGTGAAGGCATAATGCCTAACGGCGTGAGGGGTAATAGCGCGATGCCGCAGCCTGTTTACGCATTACGCTTCGCCCATCGGTTGCGTCGCGGTCAAGCCGTGCTGTTGGCGACACTGATTATGTTCATCGTCGCCGCTGTCGGCGCAGGGTTCCTCTTGTTCGTGCAAGGTTCCCTGAATTTGTCCCAGCGCTCGCGGGAAGAGATGGAAGCCCTCGCGCTGGCGCAAGCCGGGCTGGCGTTTGCTGATGCCCAACTCAGTGAGAACGGCGCCGACTGGCGTCCGTCCGTGATGGTGGAATTTGACGACTTTGAACGCATGCAAGGATGGGACCGCCCCGACAGTGACAACGACTGGTATGGCAAATACGCCGCCCGCCAAGTCGTGGACTTGCTGGGCAATGTCGCCGGTTCTGGCGCCTTCCTGCTGAAGGTCAAATACAAGCCCGCTGAACAAGTCCTCAAGGTCATCAGTATCGGTCGCCCCCGCCCCAATTCACCTGTCTACCGTCGTCTCATCGGCTATAAGCCTATCCCCGCTGATTGGATTTGGGTGACGGCGAACGGCGATGAGAGAGACCCCCTTCTGATCCAGACAGACGCCAATAACGACGGTGTTCCCGATGTCTTTCATGTGAACTTGGGGCAAGCCGTTAACTGGCAACTGGCGCAAAACTTTTGGGTCAACGCCGAGCGCGACCCGTTACAGCCGATCGCTTTACCCTCAAGTGACCCGCAGCGGTTGCAATGGCTGCGGTTGCGCACTTGGTTGGGGGCAGGGCGCTTGCCTATTTGGGACCGTCTGACAAATTTCACCAGCACCATCCGCGTCAACAGCGACCTGCTCTGGTATGGCACGAATGCTTTACAAATGACCGACTTCTTTGCCGCCACGCAAACCGTCTTGGAAGTGGCGCGCACAATTAGTCACTACACTCCGACCGACATTAACCCGCCGACGCAGGTGCTCGTTTACGACCAGCAAGACCAATTTCAAGGTGCGGCTCAGCCATCCAACGCCGGCACGCCGCCGGGCAGCGGCTTCGTCTTTTTCCCAATTGGGGGACTCCCCCGCTACATGGACGGTTGGGAACGCATCGGTGGTTTGTTACCTGTTCGTTGGGTCTTCAATTTCCCGCGTCGCATCGCTCCCCGCACTCCGCCGTCGCTCAACTTGCCCTTGTTCTACGCCCAGACGCGCGACGCCAATTTGCCCGCTTCCCGC
This genomic interval from bacterium HR17 contains the following:
- the suhB gene encoding Fructose-1, 6-bisphosphatase/inositol-1-monophosphatase, whose translation is MTDLEALTGIVRRAGELALTYYGRVIPSEKPDHSFVTEADKAVEAFLREQLARAFPGVEVLGEEVERGVRTEVAWVVDPIDGTANFVAGVPIWAVCVGLMEQGIPVMGVVYYPAFGELYAAQQGKGAWLNGRHIHARTDDVLRRDDLLGLSTLSIKRMRVELPCKVRSLGTAVACFTFVAKGSFVGGVLTDNRVWDIAAGWVIAKEAGATVVHLLTGEPIERLPLTRDQLPPQLVSPIQFVERLRAGIRVQNKALEAGACEHIAP
- the argD gene encoding Acetylornithine aminotransferase encodes the protein MQCAEVRHIAETALTPNYARLPVAFVRGYGTRLWDTEGKEYLDFLAGIAVCGLGHCHPKLVAALQHQAATLWHTSNLFHNPLQARLAKRLSDLSGGYRCFFCNSGAEANEAALKLARKVGQEKLGGKWEFVAATDSFHGRTFGALSVTGQPKYHHGFEPLVPGVRFVPFGDFHALQSAITDQTCAVVLEPIQGESGVKVPPDDYLPQVAQLCRERGVLLILDEVQTGMGRTGKLFAFQHYGVQPDIFTLAKSIAGGFPMGAMLAQPAWAEVFQPGTHASTFGGNYLACAAALAVLDVLDEENLLDNARRMGDYLMAHLRQLKAPIKEVRGKGLMVAVEFTEPIAPKVRDACLTAEPIGLVVNAVGDHILRFLPPLTVTADEIDQAVTVLQRAIAAVRA